The stretch of DNA GCCTACTACACAGGTTATATCGAAACCCGGGATGCCAAGTCACTGCCCCCGGCCCGAGAGATGCCTGAGCTCTACGGCACAACCGAGATCTAGGGGCTGTGCTCAACTAGCTGCTAAACGCTCGAAACTAAGGGTTACAGCCCCTAGCCTGTCATTTGGGTCGAGCGTGGCAAAGCTTATAGACCAAGCATTTGGCCACAGAGCATTTGGCCATAATTTGGCCATAATTGATGACGCGCCCTAGGGGCTGTGATCAGTTAGCCCCTAATCCCGCATCAGCCAGGTGATGCCTACCAGGGCAATAACCCCCAGCAGCCAGGGCGACGGCACCAGCAGTTGCCCCAGGTGCGGCAAGCTGTCGACCGCATTGGAACTCACCCAGGCGGCCACCACGCAGATAATCAGGATCACAAGTTCCACCGCGATCGCCTCCTGGGGGCTAGACCGTTTTCCCTGGCCGCTTTGTGTAGCTAGAGACAGTTGTAACTTCTGTCTATTATGGCTGGCGATCGCCGTAGTGAGCGATCACCATAGGGACAGATACTGTAGGAGATGGGGCCATGGCGATCAAGCAGCAACAGTGGGGGGCAATGGGTCTGGTCGCCGGACTGGTCATGGGTGCTGTGGCAGCCCTGCCCACCCTGGCTCAGTCGGCCAACTTCGAATCGTTCACCCTCGACGAAGCCACCCCCAATGCCAGCGTTAGTGGCGTCACCAACGGCATTTTTGCCCTGTCCAATATCAGTGGGCGCGATCGCACCGGCAATATCTGCACTGGCTTTGCCGACACCAACCCCGACCACATCATGGTTCTCCAGCAGGACCTCGCTGCCCTCACCCTCCAGGTCAACAGCGGTAGTAACGACACCAGTTTGCTGGTGCAGGGGCCCGACGGCAGCGTCCGCTGCGGCCAGGACACCGGTCGCCGCAACCCCGATGCCCGCATTCAGGATCAAAGCTGGGCCGCAGGTACCTACCGGGTTTGGGTGGGCTCCCATCACCATGGGCAGCGCTACAGTTATTCCCTCAATGTCAGCCCGTAGTGCTGTGATTTAGAGTGGGTGTTTAGATTGAGCACCCGTGACCGTTGTCCAGGGCTCAGCGCCCCAGGGAACATGCCCAGGGAACATGCCCAGGGAAAATTTCGGCGGGAGAGTCCTGCCTGGGAGTAGGTGTGAGTCGAGGGCAAGGCCACGCTAGGATGATAAAGCTGCCATTAACCCCACTGCCCGTGCTGAAGACTCTGCTTGCCGACTTTCGTATCGTTTTCGAACGTGACCCAGCGGCCCGCAACTGGCTGGAGGTACTCACCTGCTACCCCGGTTTCCACGCCCTAACGCTGCACCGATTTAGCCACTGGCTCTGGCACCTGGGTTTGCCGCTAGTCCCTCGCCTGATCTCCCACCTGGCCCGATTTTTAACCGGTATCGAGATTCACCCCGGCGCCACCATTGGCAAGGCCGTCTTTATTGACCACGGCATGGGAGTCGTGATCGGCGAAACCGCCATTGTGGGCGACTACGCCCTGATCTACCAGGGGGTGACCCTGGGCGGCACCGGCAAAGAAGTGGGCAAACGCCACCCAACCCTGGGAGACAATGTCGTCGTTGGGGCTGGCGCAAAAGTGCTGGGCAACATTTATGTGGGCCACAACGTGCGTATTGGCGCGGGGTCGGTCGTCCTGCGGGAAGTTCCCTCCGATTGCACCGTAGTGGGGGTGCCAGGGCGAGTTGTCTACCGGGCCGGGGAACGGGTCGACCCTCTGGAGCACGGCAGTCTGCCCGACTCCGAGGCCCAGGTCATTCGCGCCCTGCTCGATCGCATTGAAGCGCTCGAAAAAGAAGTGCAGGCGATCGGTCAGACCCGTCTTCAGCCAGTGTTAGCTGGGGCTGTCACTGCAAAAGACAACACCTACTGCCGCCTGCAAGATCGCGTGATCGAAGAGTTTTTAGACGGTAGCGGCATTTAACCACTCAAGACATCCCTGGCTACCAAACAGAAAAATAAAAAACGGATCCACTGATTGCTTTCGCAACAATAACTGGATCCGTTTTTTATTCCCAAGCAATTTCATATAGAAGGCCTCCGGGGCGATACTGAATTTTTCCTGCCCGCCGCCATCAAAATGTGAGGGTTCTGTCACACAAAGCCAGCCGCCACTTCGGTGTTTTTACCCCTTACTGTCGAGTAAAGCGGCTCTAAATGTCCCTGCGGCAGCTGATCGCACCCCATCCCCTAGCTCAGCCTGAGTCAGTAGACACAGCCTAAAAGTAGTCTGTTTGTTCTATCGAATCAATGCTTTGAACGCGGTGGTCGGCCTCATTTGATCCTAGTTTTAGGCCCTAAAGTTAGGCCTTTCAGCCGATTCAATTGGTCTGTCTAAAAGTTGGGGTGGTACATCACCGGATATTGCAGTTAAAATTGAAAAGCTTCGGCTCCGCTAATGTATTCCTCCCGGTAGAGGCGGCAGCGGGCTGAGCGATCGGCTCAAGATCGGTTCTGTGGACTGCCTAGCTGCTTAGGCTCATAGCATTCGATCGCCAAAACTAGATCCGCACTTTTTCGGAACTGTGGGCATCTAACTAAGAGAGCTGTTAATCTGATCACAGTCTTTGTCTTTCATCCCTAAGGAGCACGAGGATCGCGGCATGACCCAAGCAAATCATCTGCTCGGCACCATCGACCCTGACACTGAGCTCGATCTACTGATCGACGGCAGCGACAATGATGGCGACGAGAATTTTGTTGCTCAAGATGACGAGGCCGGCGCCGATGAAAAAGCGCCTAAGGGGAAAGTAACCCGCCGCCGCACTCAGACCAAAAAGCGTCACTACACCGAAGACTCCATTCGTCTCTACCTCCAGGAAATTGGCCGCATTCGCCTGCTGCGGGCCGAAGAGGAAATTGAACTGGCTAGAAAGATTGCCGATCTGCTCAAGCTAGAGCGCATCTTCGATGAACTGGCCGATGCCCTCGATCGCGATCCCTACGACGCCGAGTGGGCCGAAGCCGTCAGCAAAGACGAAGGCGAAAACTACAGCCTGGCCAGCTTCCGCCACCGTTTGCACATCGGTCGCCGTGCCAAAGACAAGATGGTGCAGTCGAACCTCCGTCTGGTGGTTTCGATCGCTAAAAAATACATGAACCGCGGTCTCTCCTTCCAGGATTTGATCCAGGAAGGCAGCCTGGGTCTGATTCGGGCCGCCGAGAAATTTGACCACGAAAAGGGCTACAAGTTCTCCACCTACGCCACCTGGTGGATTCGTCAGGCCATTACCCGGGCGATCGCCGACCAGTCGCGCACCATTCGTCTGCCGGTGCACCTCTACGAAACCATCTCCCGCATCAAAAAAACCACCAAGCTGCTCTCCCAGGAACTGGGCCGCAAGCCAACCGAAGAGGAAATCGCCACTCGCATGGAGATGACCATCGAGAAGCTGCGATTCATTGCCAAATCAGCCCAGCTGCCGATCTCCCTCGAAACACCGATCGGCAAAGAAGAGGATTCTCGCCTGGGTGACTTTATTGAATCTGACGGCGAAACCCCAGAGGACCAGGTATCTAAGAGCCTGCTGCGGGAAGATCTCGAAAGCGTGCTGGGTACCCTTAGCCCCCGCGAGCGGGACGTTCTGCGTCTGCGCTACGGCCTTGACGATGGCCGGATGAAGACCCTGG from Leptolyngbya sp. KIOST-1 encodes:
- the cysE gene encoding serine O-acetyltransferase, whose product is MLKTLLADFRIVFERDPAARNWLEVLTCYPGFHALTLHRFSHWLWHLGLPLVPRLISHLARFLTGIEIHPGATIGKAVFIDHGMGVVIGETAIVGDYALIYQGVTLGGTGKEVGKRHPTLGDNVVVGAGAKVLGNIYVGHNVRIGAGSVVLREVPSDCTVVGVPGRVVYRAGERVDPLEHGSLPDSEAQVIRALLDRIEALEKEVQAIGQTRLQPVLAGAVTAKDNTYCRLQDRVIEEFLDGSGI
- the rpoD gene encoding RNA polymerase sigma factor RpoD — its product is MTQANHLLGTIDPDTELDLLIDGSDNDGDENFVAQDDEAGADEKAPKGKVTRRRTQTKKRHYTEDSIRLYLQEIGRIRLLRAEEEIELARKIADLLKLERIFDELADALDRDPYDAEWAEAVSKDEGENYSLASFRHRLHIGRRAKDKMVQSNLRLVVSIAKKYMNRGLSFQDLIQEGSLGLIRAAEKFDHEKGYKFSTYATWWIRQAITRAIADQSRTIRLPVHLYETISRIKKTTKLLSQELGRKPTEEEIATRMEMTIEKLRFIAKSAQLPISLETPIGKEEDSRLGDFIESDGETPEDQVSKSLLREDLESVLGTLSPRERDVLRLRYGLDDGRMKTLEEIGQIFNVTRERIRQIEAKALRKLRHPNRNSILKEYIR